Proteins encoded within one genomic window of Hahella chejuensis KCTC 2396:
- the glpD gene encoding glycerol-3-phosphate dehydrogenase, translating to MNEKIYDLLVIGGGINGVGVAVDAQGRGLQTALVEMRDLAWATSSASSKLIHGGLRYLEHYEFRLVKEALNERETVYRKAPHIVKPMRFRLPHRPHLRPAWMIRVGLFLYDMLGKRDILPGSKFIRFNQPGAALKQEITKGFEYSDCWVDDARLVVLNAMQFRSLGGDVFVQTKCVGVSQEKGLWHVQLRNEVTGEEHTMKAKGLVNAAGPWVKTLLTKEMHRSSPRGIRLIKGSHMVVPKLHDEDEAYILQNEDGRIVFVIPYLDEFSIVGTTDVEHKDAPETVAISNEEIDYLCDVVNAHFKKQISPADVVWTYAGVRPLCDDESDSAQAITRDYTVELETEGELPLLSIFGGKLTTYRKLAESALRTLKPFYPQMGAPWTADSVLPGGDLPGTVVNYSQGLQNRYPFLTARTAKRFATTYGSRCELFLKDAQSEADMGQKFGEGFFQKEVDYLLEYEFAMNADDILWRRTKMGLFLNEDQQAALAEYLAGKHPRAAEPYQPMQASA from the coding sequence ATGAATGAGAAAATTTACGATCTTCTCGTGATCGGCGGAGGCATCAATGGCGTCGGCGTCGCCGTAGACGCCCAGGGCCGCGGATTGCAAACCGCCTTAGTGGAAATGCGCGATCTCGCATGGGCCACCTCTTCCGCCAGCAGTAAATTGATTCACGGCGGCCTGCGTTATCTCGAGCATTATGAATTCAGATTGGTGAAAGAAGCGCTGAACGAGCGCGAAACGGTTTATCGCAAGGCCCCCCATATCGTGAAGCCCATGCGTTTCCGTCTTCCTCATCGCCCTCATCTGCGTCCCGCCTGGATGATCCGGGTCGGACTTTTTCTGTATGACATGTTAGGCAAACGCGACATCCTTCCAGGCAGTAAATTCATTCGTTTTAATCAACCCGGCGCCGCCTTGAAGCAGGAAATCACCAAAGGCTTCGAATACTCCGACTGCTGGGTGGACGACGCGCGTCTGGTGGTGCTGAACGCGATGCAATTCCGTTCACTGGGCGGAGATGTTTTCGTGCAGACCAAGTGTGTGGGCGTATCCCAGGAAAAAGGCTTGTGGCATGTTCAATTGCGCAACGAAGTCACTGGCGAAGAACACACCATGAAAGCCAAAGGGCTGGTCAACGCCGCCGGCCCCTGGGTTAAGACACTGCTGACCAAAGAAATGCATCGCAGCAGTCCACGCGGCATTCGCCTGATCAAAGGCAGCCATATGGTGGTTCCAAAGCTGCACGATGAAGATGAAGCCTACATTCTGCAGAACGAAGACGGGCGCATCGTGTTCGTGATTCCTTATCTGGATGAGTTTTCCATTGTCGGCACCACAGATGTGGAGCACAAAGACGCGCCGGAAACTGTCGCCATTTCAAACGAAGAAATAGATTACCTTTGCGATGTAGTGAATGCTCACTTCAAGAAACAAATTTCCCCGGCCGACGTCGTGTGGACCTATGCGGGCGTACGTCCCCTGTGCGACGATGAGTCCGATTCCGCCCAGGCGATCACTCGCGATTACACCGTCGAGCTGGAAACCGAAGGCGAACTGCCGCTGCTCTCCATTTTCGGCGGTAAGCTGACCACGTATCGAAAACTGGCGGAATCAGCGCTGAGAACTCTCAAGCCGTTTTACCCACAAATGGGCGCGCCCTGGACTGCAGACAGCGTACTGCCTGGCGGCGACTTACCCGGCACTGTGGTTAATTACAGCCAGGGGCTGCAGAATCGCTATCCGTTCCTGACCGCCCGCACCGCAAAACGCTTCGCCACAACTTACGGCAGTCGCTGCGAATTGTTCCTGAAAGACGCGCAATCGGAAGCGGATATGGGTCAAAAGTTCGGGGAAGGCTTTTTCCAAAAAGAGGTGGACTATCTGCTAGAGTATGAGTTTGCGATGAACGCTGACGATATCCTGTGGCGCCGTACCAAAATGGGTCTGTTCCTCAATGAAGATCAACAGGCCGCCCTGGCGGAATACCTCGCGGGTAAGCACCCTCGGGCCGCTGAGCCTTATCAGCCCATGCAAGCGAGCGCATGA
- a CDS encoding YaiI/YqxD family protein: protein MRIWVDADACPNVIKEILFRAAERVKTPLILVANQPLKTPPSQYIRSLQVAPGFDVADNHIVQNVEPGELVITADIPLAAEVIDKGAHALNPRGEFYSKENIRQRLMMRDFMETMRSSGEHTGGPAAFNHGDRMEFANQLDRFLAKTSKS, encoded by the coding sequence ATGCGTATATGGGTAGACGCCGATGCATGCCCGAACGTCATCAAAGAGATCCTGTTCCGGGCGGCGGAAAGGGTGAAAACGCCCTTGATTCTGGTGGCTAATCAGCCTCTTAAGACGCCGCCGTCGCAATATATCCGCAGTTTGCAGGTAGCGCCGGGATTTGACGTGGCGGATAACCATATTGTGCAGAATGTTGAACCCGGCGAGTTGGTGATCACAGCCGATATTCCCCTGGCGGCGGAGGTTATAGACAAAGGCGCCCATGCGTTGAATCCCAGGGGCGAGTTTTACAGCAAGGAAAATATTCGTCAGCGTCTGATGATGCGCGACTTCATGGAAACCATGCGCAGCAGCGGCGAACACACTGGCGGTCCCGCAGCGTTCAACCACGGCGACCGCATGGAGTTCGCCAATCAACTGGATCGCTTTCTGGCGAAAACGAGCAAATCCTGA
- a CDS encoding flagellin, with amino-acid sequence MAVTINGPALPSPNDAQIQRSFARISSGSRINSAADDPAGLSIATRISSRINGFSTAIRNAGDGISLSQTAQGSLGQVTENLQRIRQLALQASNGIYNDSDRAALQREAAQILESTRQLMKQSSFNGVNLFDSSEEHRFQAGAEGGEQIVLEGRNLVQELSDFGLDSLDISSQQGAISAVSVIDDSLQATVDRAAQFGALSNRFEAGIRELETARLNATEARSRIADTDIAAESANLATQKILTQAQIAIRAQANAQARFVLNLLSG; translated from the coding sequence ATGGCGGTCACTATTAATGGTCCGGCGCTCCCTTCGCCGAACGATGCGCAAATTCAGCGGAGCTTCGCCCGCATCAGTTCCGGTTCGCGTATTAACAGCGCGGCGGACGACCCCGCCGGTCTGTCTATCGCCACCCGCATCAGCAGTCGCATCAACGGCTTCTCCACCGCTATTCGCAACGCTGGCGACGGCATTTCCCTCTCCCAGACAGCTCAAGGTTCATTAGGCCAGGTTACCGAAAATCTGCAGCGCATCCGCCAACTCGCCCTTCAAGCCAGCAACGGGATTTACAACGACAGCGACCGCGCCGCCTTGCAACGGGAAGCCGCGCAAATTCTGGAAAGCACCCGACAATTGATGAAGCAGTCCAGCTTTAACGGCGTCAATCTGTTCGATTCGAGTGAAGAACACCGCTTTCAGGCTGGCGCTGAGGGCGGGGAACAGATCGTTCTGGAAGGCCGTAATCTGGTGCAGGAGTTGAGCGACTTCGGTTTGGACAGCCTGGATATTTCCAGCCAGCAGGGCGCAATCAGCGCAGTATCCGTCATTGACGACAGTCTACAGGCGACCGTCGATCGAGCAGCGCAATTCGGCGCTTTGTCCAACCGTTTCGAAGCCGGCATACGCGAACTGGAAACCGCACGCCTTAACGCCACAGAAGCGCGCAGCCGCATCGCCGATACGGATATCGCTGCGGAAAGCGCCAATCTGGCGACGCAAAAAATACTCACGCAAGCCCAGATCGCCATTCGCGCCCAAGCCAACGCGCAGGCGAGATTTGTCCTTAACCTCTTGTCCGGATAG
- a CDS encoding sigma-54-dependent Fis family transcriptional regulator, whose translation MDSDENKKASVFAAEGTTRSHKELIEDSWRRCKEYGLTHNSVPQYGVLGRGGVSALLEEHQLLVNTTQKEVLPYYDHILSNSNCLIVLADRRGHVLNTWGEQRFTPLECAHGLVVGNRWTEMGAGTNAIGTAIATGAAVQVGRDEHFLRANRFMVGSAAPIFNTQKEMVGVLDISSDAYLPQDHTLGMVKLMTLSVENRLIHNAFQREHLLITFNTNIAALESPWSGLVVIDVEGRIISANRRAEVMLAHDLALANIEDIFNCKLRELRHHPEGMPMEVSALGKYRMHLMIKRPPQAAIIAPDYRKKEKPAPVIVEEELPDDVIPFHELEHGDERVARMAKQANRIMEKDIPILIHGETGSGKEIFVRSLHYHSSRKAFPLVAVNCAAIPAELVESELFGYEKGAFTGASNKGSIGLIRKAHRGTLFLDEIGEMPLKVQARLLRVLQERCVTPLGSTETFPVDIKLISATNRVLKEEVKRGAFREDLYYRISGLNLELPPLRERADKAKLIEYVHGRLTRSAGETYHPLSLDVLNMLVDHPWPGNVRQLISILSVALAMADGDPIEDWHIPDDFYDDLNGLGLAEHNGDGLSEGMDYVDHHNDGPILRNPKEELEAKIVRLYREYGGNVSQTAKAAGVSRNTVYKYIR comes from the coding sequence ATGGACTCAGATGAAAATAAAAAAGCATCGGTCTTCGCCGCTGAGGGAACGACGCGCAGTCATAAGGAATTGATCGAAGATTCCTGGCGCCGTTGCAAGGAGTACGGGCTGACTCATAACAGCGTTCCTCAATATGGCGTGCTGGGAAGAGGGGGCGTCTCAGCGCTGTTGGAAGAACATCAGTTGTTGGTGAACACCACACAGAAAGAGGTGTTGCCTTACTACGACCATATTCTGTCCAACTCCAACTGTTTAATTGTGCTGGCGGATCGTCGCGGCCATGTTTTGAACACCTGGGGCGAACAACGCTTCACGCCATTGGAGTGCGCCCATGGCCTGGTGGTGGGCAATCGCTGGACGGAAATGGGGGCGGGAACTAACGCCATAGGCACGGCGATAGCCACTGGCGCAGCCGTACAAGTGGGGCGGGACGAACATTTTCTGCGCGCCAATCGTTTTATGGTCGGCTCCGCCGCTCCGATATTCAACACACAGAAAGAAATGGTCGGCGTTCTGGATATTTCCTCTGACGCATACCTGCCTCAGGACCACACGCTGGGTATGGTCAAACTGATGACCCTGAGCGTGGAGAATCGATTGATCCACAATGCCTTCCAGCGTGAACACCTGTTGATCACTTTCAATACGAATATCGCGGCGCTGGAAAGCCCCTGGTCGGGATTGGTGGTGATCGATGTGGAAGGACGCATCATTTCCGCCAATCGTCGCGCGGAAGTCATGTTGGCGCATGATCTGGCGCTGGCCAATATCGAAGACATCTTCAATTGCAAGCTGAGGGAACTGCGGCATCATCCAGAGGGAATGCCGATGGAGGTTTCCGCGTTGGGCAAATACCGCATGCACCTGATGATCAAACGTCCCCCCCAGGCGGCGATTATCGCCCCGGATTACCGCAAGAAAGAAAAGCCTGCGCCGGTAATAGTGGAGGAAGAACTGCCGGATGACGTGATTCCCTTCCATGAACTGGAGCACGGCGACGAGCGGGTGGCGCGCATGGCGAAACAGGCCAACCGCATCATGGAGAAAGATATTCCTATTCTGATTCACGGCGAGACTGGCAGCGGCAAAGAGATTTTCGTTCGCTCACTGCACTACCACAGCTCTCGCAAGGCGTTTCCGCTGGTGGCGGTAAACTGCGCAGCTATTCCGGCGGAGTTGGTGGAATCAGAGTTGTTCGGCTACGAAAAAGGCGCATTCACCGGCGCCAGCAACAAGGGCTCCATTGGCCTGATCCGTAAAGCGCATCGAGGCACGTTGTTTCTGGACGAAATCGGTGAAATGCCCCTCAAAGTGCAAGCGCGCCTGTTGCGGGTGCTGCAGGAACGCTGCGTAACGCCATTGGGCTCTACGGAAACTTTCCCTGTGGATATCAAGTTGATTTCCGCCACCAACCGGGTGCTGAAAGAGGAAGTCAAACGGGGCGCGTTTCGCGAAGATCTGTACTATCGTATTTCCGGGCTTAATCTTGAGTTGCCGCCTTTACGGGAGCGCGCCGACAAAGCCAAACTGATTGAATACGTGCACGGCAGACTGACTCGCAGCGCAGGGGAAACCTACCATCCCTTGAGCCTGGACGTGCTCAATATGCTGGTGGATCATCCCTGGCCCGGCAATGTGCGCCAGTTAATAAGCATCCTTAGCGTGGCGCTGGCCATGGCTGATGGCGATCCTATAGAAGACTGGCACATTCCAGATGATTTTTATGATGATCTCAATGGGTTGGGCTTGGCGGAGCACAATGGCGATGGGTTGAGCGAGGGAATGGACTATGTCGACCATCACAACGACGGCCCCATACTGCGTAATCCGAAAGAGGAGCTGGAAGCGAAAATCGTAAGGTTATATAGAGAATACGGCGGCAACGTCAGCCAGACCGCCAAGGCGGCGGGCGTTAGTCGCAACACAGTGTATAAATATATCCGCTAG
- a CDS encoding DeoR/GlpR family transcriptional regulator, producing the protein MSADKPLNARQTAILKLIEKNGVATIDELVEAFDVTPQTLRRDLNLLADYNLIQRFHGGATSITSTENLSYQDRQIRNLEEKEAIAREIALHVPDHSSMFINIGTTTETIARALMNHKGLQVVTNNLHVASMMSQKEDFRVIVTSGEVRARDGGIVGEATMDFVQQFRLDFGIIGISAIDEDGALLDYDYREVRVAQAIIQQSRHVFLAADHSKFGRRAMVRLGSITQANMFFTDQRPSEEIETMMKNHDVRLHICTP; encoded by the coding sequence ATGTCCGCTGACAAGCCTTTAAATGCGCGGCAAACCGCGATTCTCAAGCTCATCGAAAAGAACGGCGTCGCCACCATAGACGAACTGGTGGAGGCCTTCGACGTCACGCCACAAACGCTGCGACGGGACCTCAACCTGCTGGCGGATTACAACCTGATCCAACGCTTTCACGGCGGCGCCACCTCCATCACGTCCACGGAAAACCTGTCCTATCAGGACCGCCAAATCCGCAATCTGGAAGAAAAGGAAGCCATCGCCCGTGAAATTGCGCTGCATGTGCCTGATCACAGCAGCATGTTCATCAATATCGGCACCACCACCGAAACCATCGCCAGAGCCCTGATGAACCACAAGGGCTTGCAGGTAGTGACCAACAATCTGCATGTCGCCAGTATGATGAGTCAAAAAGAAGACTTTCGCGTGATCGTCACTTCCGGCGAGGTTCGCGCGCGGGACGGCGGCATTGTGGGCGAAGCCACCATGGACTTCGTACAACAGTTTCGTCTGGACTTCGGCATTATCGGCATCAGCGCCATTGACGAAGACGGCGCATTGCTGGATTACGACTACCGCGAAGTTCGCGTCGCCCAGGCGATCATTCAACAAAGCCGTCATGTGTTTCTGGCGGCGGACCATTCCAAGTTCGGTCGCAGAGCCATGGTGCGCCTTGGCAGCATCACCCAGGCCAACATGTTCTTCACCGATCAACGTCCCAGTGAAGAAATAGAAACCATGATGAAGAACCACGACGTGCGCCTGCATATCTGTACGCCCTAA
- the glpK gene encoding glycerol kinase GlpK: protein MSKYILAIDQGTTSSRAILFTREGLPAFSVQQEFAQHFPNDGWVEHNPHDLWDTVKRVCSAVMKEAGISGRDITCIGITNQRETTVVWDRHTGEPIYNAIVWQDRRTSAFCAELYENGREPMVREKTGLLLDPYFSGTKIRWILDNVDGAREKAERGDLLFGTVDSFLIWKMTGGAVHATDATNASRTLLFNIHSQQWDEELLDMLNVPSSMLPVVKDSSDDFGVTEHRFLGSEVPITGVAGDQQAALFGQACFTPGMCKSTYGTGCFMIMNTGDTPLESNNKLLTTVGYRLNGKPTYAIEGSIFMAGATMQWLRDGISLLKSAGESLGHAEQVGPDHSVYLVPAFTGLGAPYWEPNARGAIVGLTRDTGIAEIVTAGLQSVAYQTRDLLEAMKSDGVESLAALRVDGGMVVNDWAMQFLADILDVRVDRPFVTETTALGAAFLAGLKAGVYSSLEEVQELWQCEKTFPPSMEEAVADRLYKGWLNSVEGVRNMAKAAHKK from the coding sequence GTGAGCAAGTATATATTAGCAATCGATCAAGGCACGACAAGCAGCCGCGCCATTCTGTTTACCCGTGAAGGCCTGCCCGCATTCAGCGTGCAACAAGAGTTCGCCCAGCATTTTCCCAATGATGGCTGGGTTGAACACAATCCCCATGATTTATGGGACACCGTCAAACGCGTTTGTAGCGCCGTTATGAAAGAGGCCGGCATCTCCGGCCGAGACATCACCTGCATCGGCATCACCAACCAGCGGGAAACCACCGTGGTGTGGGACCGTCATACCGGCGAACCTATCTATAACGCCATTGTCTGGCAGGACCGCCGCACTTCCGCTTTCTGCGCCGAGCTGTATGAAAACGGCCGCGAGCCCATGGTGCGTGAAAAAACCGGCCTGTTGCTCGATCCTTATTTCTCCGGCACCAAGATTCGCTGGATTCTCGACAATGTGGACGGCGCGCGAGAAAAGGCCGAGCGCGGCGATCTTCTGTTTGGCACTGTCGACAGTTTCCTTATCTGGAAGATGACGGGGGGAGCTGTACACGCCACCGACGCCACCAATGCTTCCCGGACGCTTCTTTTCAATATTCACAGCCAGCAATGGGATGAAGAGCTGTTGGATATGCTCAACGTGCCCAGCAGTATGCTGCCGGTTGTGAAAGACAGTTCCGACGATTTCGGCGTGACCGAGCACCGCTTCCTGGGATCGGAAGTCCCCATCACTGGCGTCGCTGGCGACCAGCAGGCGGCCCTGTTCGGACAAGCGTGCTTCACGCCGGGCATGTGCAAAAGCACTTACGGCACCGGTTGTTTCATGATCATGAACACCGGCGATACCCCTCTGGAGTCCAACAATAAGTTGCTCACTACGGTTGGTTATCGGCTTAATGGCAAACCCACCTACGCCATTGAAGGCAGCATTTTCATGGCCGGCGCCACCATGCAATGGCTACGCGATGGCATCAGTCTGTTGAAAAGCGCCGGAGAAAGTTTGGGACATGCGGAGCAAGTCGGCCCTGACCACTCGGTGTATCTGGTTCCCGCCTTTACCGGTTTGGGAGCGCCCTATTGGGAGCCCAACGCCCGCGGCGCTATCGTCGGCCTGACCCGGGATACCGGCATTGCCGAGATCGTCACCGCAGGACTTCAGTCCGTCGCCTATCAGACCCGCGATCTCCTGGAGGCCATGAAGTCGGATGGCGTGGAAAGCCTGGCTGCATTGCGCGTAGATGGAGGCATGGTCGTCAATGATTGGGCCATGCAGTTCCTCGCGGATATCTTGGACGTACGCGTGGATCGCCCCTTCGTCACCGAGACGACCGCTTTGGGCGCAGCATTTCTGGCGGGCCTGAAAGCTGGCGTTTATTCGTCACTGGAAGAAGTGCAGGAACTCTGGCAATGCGAGAAGACGTTCCCGCCGAGCATGGAAGAAGCCGTGGCGGACAGGCTCTACAAAGGCTGGCTCAACTCCGTGGAAGGCGTGCGCAATATGGCCAAGGCCGCGCACAAAAAATAA
- a CDS encoding ABC transporter ATP-binding protein, producing MSLELRNVSRIVDGETWINDVNLTLKPGSFNVLLGRTLAGKTTLMRLMAGLDKPSSGKILMNGVDVTGVPVKDRNISMVYQQFINYPNLTVFENIASPLRLANMSEAKIKERVRETASMLHIEPYLDRLPLALSGGQQQRTAMARALVKDATMVLFDEPLVNLDYKLREELRQELRELFKERNTIAIYATTEPNEALALGGTTTVIHEGRVLQHGPTAEVYHRPQDILTAEMFSEPPINVVEGLVTDEEVTFDETVHFPLNQDLRALKPGRYKFGVRASHIGLVPQNDDDLELSVNVDLAEISGSETFLHVRNDHMSLVMHLSGVHAYDVDESINIYFPTHKLYAFDMSGHLVQAPVRRVGV from the coding sequence ATGTCCCTTGAGCTTAGAAATGTCAGTCGTATTGTTGACGGCGAGACCTGGATTAACGATGTGAACCTCACATTGAAGCCCGGCTCCTTCAACGTACTCCTAGGCCGCACCCTCGCCGGTAAAACCACCCTCATGCGTTTGATGGCGGGGTTGGATAAACCCAGCAGCGGCAAAATCCTCATGAACGGCGTAGACGTTACCGGCGTGCCGGTAAAAGATCGCAATATCTCCATGGTCTACCAGCAGTTCATCAACTATCCCAACCTGACCGTCTTTGAAAACATTGCGTCTCCTTTACGCCTCGCCAATATGAGCGAAGCCAAGATCAAGGAGCGGGTGCGCGAGACGGCGTCGATGCTGCACATTGAGCCCTACCTGGACCGGCTGCCTCTGGCGCTCTCCGGCGGTCAGCAGCAACGCACGGCGATGGCCCGCGCACTGGTCAAGGACGCCACCATGGTTCTGTTCGACGAACCTTTGGTGAACCTGGACTATAAGCTGCGTGAAGAGCTGCGTCAGGAGTTACGGGAGCTGTTCAAAGAACGCAACACCATCGCTATTTACGCCACGACAGAGCCCAACGAAGCCCTGGCTCTGGGCGGCACGACGACGGTTATTCATGAAGGGCGTGTTCTCCAACACGGTCCGACCGCAGAAGTTTACCACCGTCCGCAGGATATTCTCACTGCCGAAATGTTCAGCGAGCCGCCTATCAACGTGGTGGAAGGCCTGGTTACCGACGAAGAAGTCACCTTCGACGAAACCGTACACTTTCCGCTGAACCAGGATTTGCGCGCACTGAAACCAGGGCGCTACAAATTCGGCGTCCGGGCGTCTCACATCGGCCTGGTGCCGCAGAATGACGACGATCTGGAGCTGTCCGTCAACGTCGATCTGGCGGAAATCAGCGGTTCCGAGACCTTCCTGCACGTTCGCAACGATCATATGAGTCTGGTGATGCACCTGTCCGGCGTACACGCCTACGACGTGGATGAAAGCATCAATATCTATTTCCCTACTCATAAACTGTATGCGTTCGATATGAGTGGACATCTGGTGCAAGCGCCGGTAAGACGCGTTGGAGTTTAA
- a CDS encoding carbohydrate ABC transporter permease, whose product MNKVENNKAWFLVLPVFLIVAFSAIIPLMTVVNYSVQDIFDQNTAYFVGVEWFKQMMNDARLHDALVRQFLFSFAVLLIEIPLGVGVALLMPTKGKAASLSLILIALPLLIPWNVVGTIWQIFGRADIGLFGWGINAMGIDYNYAGDPVDAWLTVLLMDVWHWTPLVALLCYSGLRAIPEVYYQAARIDRASRWAVFRFIQLPKLTNVLIIGVLLRFMDSFMIYTEPFVLTGGGPGNATTFLSQSLTKMAVGQFDLGPAAAFSLIYFLIILLVCWLFYTTIMHISRDDR is encoded by the coding sequence ATGAACAAGGTAGAAAACAATAAGGCCTGGTTCCTGGTATTACCGGTATTCCTGATTGTAGCTTTCTCCGCCATCATTCCTTTGATGACGGTGGTCAACTATTCCGTGCAGGATATTTTTGACCAGAACACGGCTTATTTCGTCGGCGTCGAATGGTTCAAACAAATGATGAACGACGCTCGTCTGCATGACGCGCTGGTGCGTCAGTTCCTGTTTTCCTTCGCTGTACTGTTGATTGAAATCCCACTGGGCGTGGGCGTAGCGCTGCTGATGCCGACTAAAGGCAAAGCCGCTTCTCTGAGCTTAATCCTGATCGCCCTGCCCCTGTTGATTCCCTGGAACGTGGTAGGCACCATCTGGCAGATCTTCGGTCGCGCCGATATCGGTCTGTTCGGCTGGGGCATTAACGCCATGGGTATCGACTATAACTACGCCGGCGACCCTGTGGACGCATGGTTGACGGTATTGCTGATGGATGTCTGGCACTGGACCCCGCTGGTGGCGCTGCTGTGCTACTCCGGTCTGCGCGCCATTCCCGAAGTGTATTATCAGGCGGCGCGCATCGACCGCGCCTCGCGCTGGGCGGTGTTCCGCTTCATTCAGTTGCCGAAGCTCACCAACGTACTGATTATCGGCGTGCTGTTGCGGTTCATGGATTCCTTCATGATTTACACCGAGCCGTTCGTATTGACCGGCGGCGGCCCCGGCAACGCCACCACCTTCCTGAGTCAGTCATTGACCAAGATGGCGGTAGGGCAGTTTGACCTGGGACCTGCAGCAGCCTTCTCCCTGATCTACTTCCTCATCATCCTGCTGGTTTGCTGGTTGTTCTACACCACCATCATGCACATCAGCCGCGACGACCGCTAA
- a CDS encoding ABC transporter ATP-binding protein yields MAEIRLSQLAHSYAPAPQSDEDYAIRRMDHIWEQGGAFALLGPSGCGKSTLLNIISGLLAPSDGDVLFDGKRVNTLPPEARNIAQVFQFPVIYDTMTVFDNLAFPLRNVKTPEHKVKSKVHEIASILDLTPLLDKKAKGLTADEKQKVSMGRGLVRDDVSAILFDEPLTVIDPHLKWKLRRKLKQIHEQFNITMVYVTHDQLEASTFADKIAVMYEGQIVQFGTPRDLFEAPNHTFVGFFIGSPGMNLVSVELTEHGATFGGVELPLRPKLLERLKQVRSSNIKLGIRPEFVHVWDEANDEAMQVNVRFVEDLGTYKIMTFYLGGVEMKARLQEDQKVPQGVAFISFPDQWLKVYVDEFLLEGDQ; encoded by the coding sequence ATGGCAGAAATCAGACTATCTCAGCTGGCGCACTCCTATGCGCCAGCGCCCCAAAGCGATGAAGACTACGCCATCCGCAGGATGGACCACATCTGGGAACAGGGAGGCGCTTTCGCCCTGCTAGGCCCATCCGGCTGCGGCAAGAGCACCTTGTTGAACATCATTTCCGGACTGCTGGCGCCTTCTGATGGAGACGTGCTGTTCGACGGCAAACGCGTGAATACGCTGCCGCCGGAAGCCCGCAACATCGCCCAGGTTTTCCAGTTTCCGGTAATCTACGACACCATGACTGTGTTCGATAACCTGGCGTTTCCTCTGCGCAACGTGAAAACGCCGGAACACAAAGTCAAAAGCAAAGTTCATGAAATTGCTTCCATTCTGGATCTGACCCCGCTGCTGGACAAAAAAGCCAAGGGGTTGACCGCGGACGAAAAGCAGAAAGTCTCCATGGGCCGCGGCCTGGTGCGGGACGATGTTTCCGCCATCCTGTTCGACGAGCCGCTGACGGTTATTGACCCGCATCTGAAGTGGAAACTGCGCCGCAAGCTGAAACAGATCCATGAGCAGTTCAATATCACCATGGTTTACGTCACCCACGACCAGCTGGAGGCGTCCACATTCGCCGACAAAATCGCGGTGATGTATGAAGGCCAGATCGTGCAGTTCGGCACGCCCCGCGACCTGTTCGAAGCGCCAAACCACACCTTTGTCGGCTTTTTTATAGGGAGCCCGGGCATGAATCTGGTCAGCGTTGAGCTGACGGAACACGGCGCCACGTTCGGCGGCGTGGAGCTGCCCCTGCGGCCCAAGCTGCTGGAGCGTCTGAAACAGGTCCGCAGCAGCAATATCAAGCTCGGCATCCGCCCCGAATTCGTTCACGTCTGGGATGAAGCCAACGACGAGGCCATGCAGGTCAACGTCAGGTTTGTGGAAGATCTGGGCACCTACAAAATCATGACCTTCTACCTCGGCGGCGTGGAAATGAAAGCGCGCCTGCAGGAAGACCAGAAAGTGCCGCAAGGCGTCGCTTTCATCAGCTTCCCGGATCAATGGCTCAAGGTCTATGTGGATGAATTCCTGCTGGAGGGCGATCAATGA